From Oryctolagus cuniculus chromosome 17, mOryCun1.1, whole genome shotgun sequence, a single genomic window includes:
- the LOC138846278 gene encoding leucine-rich repeat-containing protein 37A3-like, translating into MACCLCQFKHTIEVVCNTVKLHCDNECLPNTTHCLEEASIGNPKGAFMKILQARKNNTSKQLTIEPGNPVSERNSVDFPGHMSEQRDFNNESDIISALNYILPYFSEEILQNVESTLLPFITLLFSNVQDRDKSLSYVKTHIRRPSHPYRNKLRKLYFLENLLDEEIQEKIDEVKKEEKAMLMQPILLGPQFNPQILQKKSETAPSQENSLATMPSVGYRLQRVKKVIKGPKGLRERHLQEMRKSLGRRRGTWPFAESIGGRRLGRAGSRELKELQVAQRPRQVAGNSLHTEPLLTKEREAAASSFLKKHILGRPSTSPAKSLSEINNKGKDLTYTIFVLEDANARVKNKAAGKPIWHSRQNYRFHKTRSHLVLRTPKAKLSRKFRRKNSLNRLTAGKRPPFPALRSLINSPSGEAFSSPGGLHSQGSPPLREPSIEDTREENHSGGRVFEENVLPENTTAHEETLPGDKMHTDPSATDSAGTEFDLMPTVDQTKETQWEYPSEGTEAPTTPAGFTYPVMLSQGQQFEIQLNPQLQSLIPNTDMKKLISHVIRTLKMDCSEAQVQLPCAKLTSKTGILMKLLSEQQEEKIAKEEWDAEQWRTETYINESTEAPSGQKEQESSKVRTGDLHFPIT; encoded by the exons atggcctgctgcctctgccaatttaaacatactatcgaggttgtctgcaacaccgtcaagcttcactgtgacaatgaatgcctgccaaatacgacacattgcc ttgaagaagcatctatagggaacccaaagggggcattcatgaagatattgcaagcccggaagaacaacaccagcaagcagctgactattgagccagggaacccagtatcagagagaaacagtgtggacttcccaggccatatgagtgaacagcgggacttcaacaatgaaagtgacattattagtgcactgaattacatattgccttatttctcagaggaaattctacaaaatgtagaatcaacattattaccattcattacactgcttttttcaaatgtgcaagatagagataagtccctgagctacgtgaaaacccacataaggaggccctctcatccttacagaaataagttgagaaagctctattttctggagaatttgttagatgaagaaattcaagaaaaaatcgatgaggttaagaaggaagaaaaggccatgcttatgcagcctatcctgttaggtcctcaatttaaccctcaaatcctccaaaagaaatcagaaactgccccgtcacaggagaacagcctggcaaccatgccaagtgtggggtacaggctgcagagagtgaaaaaagtcatcaaggggccaaagggcttacgggaaaggcacctccaggagatgaggaagagcctcgggaggagacggggcacctggccctttgcggagagcattgggggaagaaggcttgggagagcaggctccagggagctgaaggagcttcaagtggctcagaggcccaggcaggtggccggaaactccttgcacacggagcccttgctcacaaaggaacgtgaggctgcagcctcctctttcctgaagaaacacatcctgggcaggccttctacctcccctgcaaaatctctctctgagatcaacaacaaaggaaaagacttaacctacaccatttttgtcttagaagatgccaatgctagagttaaaaataaggcggcagggaaaccaatctgGCATTCCAGACAAAATTACCGCTTTCACAAAACtcgctctcacctggtcctccgaacccccaaggccaaactgagtcggaagttcagaaggaaaaattccctcaacaggctgacggctgggaagaggcctccgttccctgcactgcggagtctcataaactccccctccggagaggctttctcatcccctggaggcctgcattctcaggggagtcctcctctgagagaaccttctatagaagacactagggaggaaaaccattccggaGGTCGTGTTTTTGAAGAAAACGTTTTGCCAGAAAACAccactgcacatgaagaaacgctccctggcgacaaaatgcacacagatccttcagctacagattctgctgggaccgagttcgacctaatgccgactgtggaccaaaccaaggaaacacagtgggaataccccagcgagggcactgaagcccccaccacgcccgcaggcttcacctaccccgtgatgctgtcccaggggcaacagtttgaaattcagctgaatccgcagctacagtccctcatccccaacacggacatgaaaaagctcatttctcacgtcatccgcactctgaaaatggactgctctgaggcccaggtgcaactgccctgtgccaagctcacctccaaaacaggcatcctgatgaagctcctcagtgagcagcaggaagaaaagatagccaaggaagaatgggacgcagagcagtggaggaccgagacctatatcaatgagagtacagaagccccgagtggacagaaagagcaggagtcgagtaaggtgaggacaggagacctgcactttcccatcacttag